In Patagioenas fasciata isolate bPatFas1 chromosome 2, bPatFas1.hap1, whole genome shotgun sequence, a single window of DNA contains:
- the POLR1F gene encoding DNA-directed RNA polymerase I subunit RPA43, with product MAVQGQPPPPAPALPTAGIPSFAVARGLVGRRYSCLVVAPHRRHVALAPRYLGRKRSGIRAQLDTELLRYSESFQGVPVAYDNIKVLGELGDIYDDQGFVHLNIEADFVIFSPKKGKKLVGVVNKVAPSHIGCLIHGCFNASIPKPEQMSIIQWQELGLKIGDELKFRVLHLESDAAGVFFIRGELTKSSLRPKQTETITDSTNADEIQKLDHQENGLNDSQEDNVTEEPLAEMDNTVGGNAEGQSVDAANGLCDVKKKKKKKKHKEEEQGHVLPTSDSSGYQSDHKKSKKKKRKHCNEVEESELSQLSQEPRAKKKRAEV from the exons ATGGCCGTGCAggggcagccgccgccgccggccccggcgctgcccactGCCGGGATCCCCTCGTTCGCCGTGGCTCGCGGCCTGGTGGGCCGCCGCTACTCGTGCCTGGTGGTGGCGCCTCACCGCAGGCACGTGGCGCTGGCGCCGCGCTACCTGGGCCGCAAGCGCAGCGGCATCCGCGCCCAGCTGGACACCGAGCTCCTGCGCTACTCGGAGAG CTTCCAGGGCGTGCCGGTGGCCTACGACAACATCAAGGTGTTGGGCGAGCTCGGGGACATTTACGACGACCAAGGGTTCGTCCACCTGAACATCGAGGCGGACTTCGTCATCTTCAGCcccaagaaagggaaaaaactgGTG ggTGTAGTTAATAAAGTGGCCCCTAGTCACATTGGCTGCCTGATACATGGATGCTTCAATGCTTCTATCCCTAAACCTGAACAAATGTCGATTATACAGTGGCAAGAGCTGGGGCTGAAAATAGGGGATGAACTGAAATTTCGAGTATTGCATTTAGAATCTGATGCTGCTGGGGTGTTCTTCATTCGAGGAGAACTCACTAAAAGCAG CTTGCGACCCAAACAAACTGAGACCATCACTGACAGTACAAATGCAGATGAAATTCAAAAGCTTGACCACCAAGAAAATGGGCTAAATGATTCTCAGGAAGATAATGTCACAGAGGAGCCTCTAGCTGAGATGGATAACACTGTGGGGGGAAATGCAGAAGGGCAAAGTGTTGATGCTGCGAATGGATTATGTGAtgttaagaagaagaaaaaaaagaaaaaacataaggaAGAAGAACAAGGACACGTATTGCCTACCAGTGACTCCAGTGGTTACCAAAGTGATCATAAaaagtcaaagaaaaagaaaagaaagcattgCAATGAAGTTGAAGAAAGTGAATTATCTCAGCTGTCACAAGAACCTAGAGCTAAAAAGAAAAGGGCTGAAGTCTGA